A single window of Sphingobium sp. SCG-1 DNA harbors:
- the ctaD gene encoding cytochrome c oxidase subunit I, translating into MSDVARDGEALQGAELEARLHRTWSRAPGLWGWLTTVDHKDIGRRYIYTAMTLLILGGALAAAMRLQLATPESGLISAARYNQIFTMHGTTMMFLFAVPVMEAVAIYIIPLMVGTRNIAFPRLNAFSYWTYLFGALLLWVAFALNVGPDAGWFMYVPLSGPEFTPGKRTDIWAQMITFTEVAAIAVAVELIVTILKFRAPGMTIARMPLYVWSILVTSIMVVLSLPAVALASGMLLADRLIGTQFYNPFEHGDALLWQHLFWFFAHPEVYIIFLPAMGFVSQIVETFTQRPVFAYAALVLATVAIGLLSFGVWVHHMFATGLPRLGYDFYTAASMAVAVPSAIQIFCWIATMWLGRPRFAVPLLYVVAFIVTFVIGGLTGVMVASVPLDLQLHDSYFVVAHLHYVLIGGGVFPLLGALTYWFPKLTGRLLSEGLGKAAFWCVFLGFNAAFFPMHITGMLGMPRRVYTYPTGMGWDALNMMSSLMTGVIVIGGILFVTNVVLALRRPPDAGPNPWNAPGLEWAADSPPAPYNFEHIPVVSSHTPLWEEGPLNVMTGLRVDDREQVVTTAIEAQPDIRYPSPEPTLWPLLSAVALAALFIGSIFTPWAVVIGAVPLAVGFTVWFWPKNAPDGEPVIE; encoded by the coding sequence ATGAGCGATGTGGCCCGCGATGGCGAAGCCCTGCAAGGCGCAGAGCTTGAGGCGAGGCTGCATCGTACATGGTCGCGCGCGCCCGGATTATGGGGCTGGCTCACCACCGTCGATCACAAGGATATTGGTCGCCGGTACATCTACACCGCGATGACTCTGCTTATTCTGGGTGGAGCGCTGGCGGCCGCGATGCGCCTGCAACTCGCGACGCCCGAAAGCGGCCTCATCAGCGCAGCGCGCTACAACCAGATATTCACGATGCACGGCACGACGATGATGTTCCTGTTCGCCGTGCCGGTGATGGAGGCCGTGGCGATCTACATCATCCCCTTAATGGTCGGCACGCGTAATATCGCCTTCCCCCGGCTCAATGCATTCAGCTACTGGACCTATCTGTTCGGCGCGCTGCTGCTGTGGGTGGCATTCGCGCTCAATGTCGGTCCCGATGCCGGATGGTTCATGTACGTGCCCCTGTCCGGGCCGGAATTTACACCCGGCAAGCGCACCGACATCTGGGCGCAGATGATTACCTTCACCGAAGTCGCGGCCATTGCCGTCGCCGTCGAGTTGATCGTCACCATCCTCAAATTCCGCGCGCCGGGCATGACGATCGCGCGTATGCCGCTGTACGTGTGGTCGATCCTCGTCACGTCGATCATGGTGGTGCTCTCGCTGCCCGCCGTCGCGCTCGCGTCCGGTATGTTGCTGGCGGACCGGCTGATCGGCACGCAATTCTACAATCCGTTCGAGCATGGCGACGCGCTGCTGTGGCAGCACCTGTTCTGGTTCTTCGCGCATCCCGAAGTCTACATCATCTTCCTACCCGCCATGGGTTTCGTCAGCCAGATCGTCGAGACATTCACGCAGCGTCCGGTATTCGCTTATGCCGCACTCGTCCTCGCCACCGTCGCCATCGGGCTGCTGAGCTTCGGCGTATGGGTGCATCATATGTTCGCGACCGGCTTGCCGCGTCTGGGCTACGACTTTTACACGGCGGCGAGCATGGCGGTGGCAGTGCCGTCGGCTATCCAGATATTTTGCTGGATCGCAACGATGTGGCTCGGACGCCCGCGCTTCGCGGTGCCGTTGCTCTATGTCGTTGCGTTCATCGTCACTTTCGTGATCGGCGGGCTGACCGGCGTCATGGTCGCCAGCGTGCCGCTCGACCTGCAACTGCACGACAGCTATTTCGTGGTGGCGCATCTGCATTATGTGCTGATCGGCGGTGGTGTGTTCCCATTGCTAGGGGCGCTGACCTACTGGTTCCCTAAACTCACCGGGCGACTATTGTCGGAGGGTCTCGGCAAAGCAGCGTTCTGGTGCGTGTTCCTGGGCTTCAACGCGGCCTTCTTCCCGATGCACATAACGGGAATGCTGGGGATGCCGCGCCGCGTCTATACTTATCCCACCGGCATGGGGTGGGACGCGCTCAACATGATGTCCTCGCTGATGACCGGCGTGATCGTGATCGGCGGCATATTGTTCGTGACCAATGTCGTGCTGGCGCTCCGGCGTCCGCCCGATGCGGGTCCGAACCCGTGGAACGCGCCGGGCCTCGAATGGGCGGCGGACTCTCCGCCAGCGCCCTACAATTTCGAGCATATCCCTGTGGTGAGCAGCCATACTCCGCTTTGGGAGGAGGGGCCGCTCAACGTCATGACTGGCCTGCGTGTCGATGATCGCGAGCAAGTCGTCACGACCGCGATCGAGGCGCAGCCCGACATTCGCTACCCCTCGCCCGAACCGACGCTGTGGCCGTTGCTCTCGGCAGTCGCGCTGGCGGCGTTGTTCATCGGGTCGATCTTCACCCCTTGGGCGGTTGTGATCGGCGCGGTGCCGTTGGCCGTCGGCTTCACCGTCTGGTTCTGGCCCAAGAACGCGCCAGATGGCGAGCCGGTGATCGAATGA
- a CDS encoding cytochrome c oxidase subunit 3: MSAPVRFVGDLAHLPTHAFGPRSITWWGILGFMVVEGMVFALAIAAYFFIMDKEQSWPPIPISPPDLRAGTLFTVLILLTELPNRVIKNAAERYDISTVRFGLVLMSIITLPLLVLRGFEFASLGVYWTDNAYGSVIWMLLFLHATHLLTDYGDTLVLTVLMFTVHGKESNRFVDVSENSLYWRFVWLSWLPIYVLLYWIPRWLP; this comes from the coding sequence ATGAGCGCGCCTGTCCGCTTCGTCGGCGACCTCGCTCATTTGCCGACACATGCCTTCGGGCCGCGCAGCATCACCTGGTGGGGAATATTGGGCTTCATGGTGGTGGAGGGCATGGTCTTCGCGCTCGCCATCGCCGCCTATTTCTTCATCATGGACAAGGAGCAAAGCTGGCCGCCCATCCCGATCTCCCCGCCTGACCTGCGGGCGGGGACGCTGTTCACCGTGCTGATCCTGCTAACAGAGCTTCCTAATCGCGTCATCAAGAACGCGGCGGAGCGCTATGATATCTCCACGGTGCGCTTTGGCCTTGTGCTGATGAGCATCATAACCTTGCCGCTGCTGGTGCTGCGCGGTTTCGAGTTCGCATCGCTCGGCGTCTATTGGACCGACAACGCCTATGGTTCGGTGATCTGGATGCTCCTGTTCCTGCACGCGACGCACCTCCTCACCGACTATGGCGATACGCTGGTGCTGACAGTGCTGATGTTCACGGTGCACGGCAAGGAGAGCAATCGCTTCGTCGATGTCAGCGAGAATTCGCTCTACTGGCGGTTTGTGTGGCTCTCGTGGTTGCCGATCTACGTCCTTTTGTACTGGATACCACGATGGCTACCCTGA